One Desulfovibrio aminophilus genomic region harbors:
- a CDS encoding cytochrome C has product MKRIILASCIAALALFVGLNIAAAADPAAGKALAKKCSCHNAKKNLNGMDAKKFTGLMMDYKAGKGEPKSMIGIGQKLSDAEIQDLAAYYSSLK; this is encoded by the coding sequence ATGAAACGCATCATTCTCGCATCCTGCATCGCCGCCCTGGCCCTGTTCGTGGGCCTGAACATCGCTGCCGCCGCGGACCCGGCGGCGGGAAAGGCCCTGGCCAAGAAGTGCAGCTGCCACAACGCCAAGAAAAACCTGAACGGCATGGACGCCAAGAAGTTCACCGGCCTGATGATGGACTACAAGGCGGGCAAGGGCGAACCCAAATCCATGATCGGCATCGGCCAGAAGCTTTCCGACGCCGAAATCCAGGATCTGGCCGCCTACTACTCCAGCCTGAAATGA
- a CDS encoding DNA internalization-related competence protein ComEC/Rec2, giving the protein MNSAFSSAAAPGGSSPAPGLFAWQVLFLAFVLGLFSLEHPEAALGAPLLWLAARDLRARPLAAWLLLLAWALGLGYMALRAPDPAPETPAWMEKRGSVPLRGVVEEVQPRPGKRLVILLHDVACTVDGEPWRPSGMVAWTWEYPSARPRPGQEVEFSARPRPVRGFGNPGTWDWEGFWERRGVAWRVYTRGADESVVLGPEPPAGPGGLRLFLRGAVEALTPPTPGGAVVLAVTTGDRFLLDPATIELMRDAGLSHSLALSGLHLGFVAALGLGLAHLLGLLRPSLLLRLPRPKLAVLLAAPLVLGYAWLGQPAPSLLRAACMFASWGVLLLLDRERALLDGLFLALAAILVFDPLEVHELSLQLSAAAVAGIAVFLPPLWRLLPGRNQGAWLPLRWALGMLLVSLCANLAILPLQAWHFGAVSPNFLANLVWLPVLGLGVMPLGLAGLVLAPFLPGLAGACLAGAASLSDAVMGLLAWADGRGWLPLVLTLRPLWPELLGGALLLGCLPLVPRARRVPVRLLGLGLGLLFVPHLWIAASDAVGGTRLDLLDVGQGQAALIGLPGGRRVLVDGGGFNSPTFDVGSAVVAPALTWGRPPRLEAVLMSHPDTDHAQGLGAILRGFDVGFFASAAEPPEALLRAIEARGVPRRAVLAGDVLGLGRGLRLEVLHPEQDDPKRTNRDSLILRLTWDGRGLLVLPGDVDRVGLRQALGSGRDVRAEVLVLPHHGSKGSLLPRFIDAVGPSTALVSCGYLNGYGFPNGAVVDDLRERGVGLWSTARCGRLEVRWARPDAPGALELFRPEPPETSSSGLLP; this is encoded by the coding sequence ATGAATTCGGCGTTTTCGTCCGCTGCCGCGCCAGGGGGCTCCTCCCCGGCGCCGGGCCTCTTCGCTTGGCAGGTGCTCTTCCTGGCCTTCGTCCTCGGCCTGTTCTCCCTGGAGCATCCCGAGGCCGCCCTGGGCGCGCCGCTGCTCTGGCTGGCCGCGCGCGACCTGCGGGCCCGGCCCCTGGCCGCCTGGCTCCTGCTCCTGGCCTGGGCCCTGGGGCTCGGATACATGGCCCTGCGCGCGCCCGACCCCGCCCCCGAGACGCCCGCCTGGATGGAGAAGCGCGGAAGCGTTCCCCTGCGCGGGGTGGTGGAGGAGGTCCAGCCGCGTCCCGGCAAGCGGCTCGTGATCCTGCTGCACGACGTGGCCTGCACGGTGGACGGCGAGCCCTGGCGTCCGTCCGGCATGGTGGCCTGGACCTGGGAGTATCCCTCGGCCCGGCCGAGGCCGGGCCAGGAGGTGGAATTTTCCGCGCGCCCGCGTCCGGTGCGCGGCTTCGGCAACCCCGGGACCTGGGATTGGGAGGGCTTCTGGGAGCGCCGGGGCGTGGCCTGGCGGGTCTATACCCGGGGCGCTGACGAAAGCGTGGTCCTCGGGCCCGAGCCCCCGGCCGGTCCCGGCGGTCTGCGGCTCTTCCTGCGCGGCGCGGTGGAGGCACTGACCCCGCCGACTCCGGGCGGGGCGGTGGTCCTGGCCGTGACCACCGGCGACCGCTTCCTTCTCGACCCCGCCACCATCGAGCTCATGCGCGACGCCGGGCTGTCCCACAGCCTGGCGCTCTCCGGCCTGCATCTCGGCTTCGTCGCGGCCCTGGGGCTGGGGCTGGCCCATCTCCTGGGGCTCCTCCGTCCGAGCCTCCTCCTGCGCCTGCCCCGGCCCAAGCTGGCCGTGCTCCTGGCCGCGCCCCTGGTGCTCGGCTACGCCTGGCTGGGCCAGCCCGCGCCCTCGCTGCTGCGGGCCGCCTGCATGTTCGCCTCCTGGGGCGTCCTGCTCCTTCTGGACCGGGAGCGCGCGCTGCTGGACGGCCTGTTCCTGGCCCTGGCCGCCATCCTGGTGTTCGACCCCCTGGAGGTCCATGAATTGAGCCTCCAGCTCTCGGCCGCGGCCGTGGCCGGGATCGCCGTGTTCCTGCCGCCGCTGTGGCGGCTTCTGCCGGGGCGGAACCAGGGGGCCTGGCTGCCGCTGCGCTGGGCCTTGGGCATGCTGCTGGTGAGCCTGTGCGCCAACCTGGCCATCCTGCCGCTGCAGGCCTGGCACTTCGGGGCCGTGAGCCCCAATTTCCTGGCCAACCTCGTCTGGCTCCCGGTGCTCGGCCTGGGGGTCATGCCCCTGGGGCTGGCCGGGCTGGTCCTGGCCCCGTTTCTGCCGGGCCTGGCCGGGGCCTGCCTGGCCGGGGCCGCCTCCCTGTCCGACGCCGTGATGGGGCTCCTGGCCTGGGCCGATGGCCGGGGCTGGCTGCCCCTGGTCCTGACCCTGCGCCCGCTCTGGCCGGAACTGCTCGGCGGCGCGCTGCTCCTGGGCTGCCTGCCGCTGGTGCCGCGGGCGCGGCGGGTGCCTGTCCGGCTTCTGGGGCTCGGCCTGGGGCTCCTGTTCGTCCCGCACCTTTGGATCGCGGCCTCCGACGCCGTGGGCGGGACGCGCCTGGATCTCCTGGACGTGGGCCAGGGCCAGGCGGCGCTCATCGGCCTGCCGGGCGGGCGGCGCGTCCTGGTGGACGGCGGGGGATTCAACAGCCCGACCTTCGACGTGGGTTCCGCCGTGGTGGCCCCGGCCCTGACCTGGGGGAGGCCGCCCCGGCTGGAGGCCGTGCTCATGAGCCACCCGGACACGGACCACGCTCAGGGGCTCGGCGCGATCCTGCGCGGATTCGACGTGGGATTTTTCGCCTCGGCAGCCGAACCTCCCGAGGCCCTGCTCCGGGCCATCGAGGCCCGGGGCGTACCCCGGCGCGCCGTCCTGGCCGGGGACGTCCTCGGCCTGGGGCGCGGGCTGCGCCTTGAGGTGCTGCATCCGGAACAGGATGATCCGAAGCGCACCAACCGCGATTCGCTGATCCTGCGTTTGACCTGGGACGGCCGGGGTCTCCTCGTCCTGCCCGGGGACGTGGACCGGGTGGGGCTGCGGCAGGCGCTCGGCTCCGGCCGCGACGTCCGCGCCGAGGTGCTCGTGTTGCCGCACCACGGCAGCAAGGGGTCGCTGCTGCCGCGCTTCATCGACGCCGTCGGCCCGTCCACGGCCCTGGTTTCCTGCGGCTATCTCAACGGCTACGGCTTCCCCAACGGGGCCGTGGTGGACGATCTGCGGGAGCGGGGCGTGGGACTTTGGAGCACGGCCCGCTGCGGCCGCCTGGAGGTCCGCTGGGCTCGGCCGGACGCGCCGGGCGCGCTGGAATTGTTCCGCCCCGAGCCTCCCGAGACGTCTTCGTCCGGTCTATTGCCATGA
- a CDS encoding MBL fold metallo-hydrolase: MIVRCWGARGSIPVSGKEYVKYGGDTTCVEVRGEDGRVVIVDSGSGLRRLGNHLLAEGLLDYDLLFTHTHWDHILGFPFFKPIYMERAKLTIHSCRSFQGDMGKLLARIMAPPHFPVPFGEIRAKLDFVSTCGDVLQLGGMTVRAIPLSHPNMGVGYRFEENGAAFVFLTDNELSHRHRGGRSIEEYVEFCQGADLLFHDAEYTEEEYLQKRTWGHSHYRAALDLAMSAGVRRFGLYHHNQDRNDAGVDRMVRACRKTVDALGGGPECFGVRQGDEFEVRPPQS; this comes from the coding sequence GTGATCGTCCGCTGCTGGGGCGCGCGCGGCTCCATTCCCGTGTCCGGGAAGGAGTACGTCAAGTACGGCGGCGATACGACCTGCGTGGAGGTGCGCGGCGAGGACGGCCGCGTGGTCATCGTGGATTCCGGCTCGGGCCTCCGCCGCCTGGGCAACCACCTCCTGGCCGAGGGCCTCCTCGACTACGACCTGCTCTTCACCCACACCCACTGGGACCACATCCTCGGGTTTCCCTTCTTCAAGCCCATCTACATGGAGCGGGCCAAGCTGACGATCCACAGCTGCCGGAGCTTCCAGGGCGACATGGGCAAGCTCCTGGCGCGGATCATGGCCCCGCCGCATTTTCCCGTGCCCTTCGGGGAGATCCGGGCCAAGCTGGATTTCGTCTCCACCTGCGGCGACGTCCTGCAACTGGGCGGGATGACCGTGCGGGCCATTCCGCTTTCCCATCCGAACATGGGGGTGGGCTACCGCTTCGAGGAGAACGGCGCGGCCTTCGTCTTCCTCACCGACAACGAGCTGTCGCACCGCCACCGGGGCGGCCGGAGCATTGAGGAGTACGTGGAGTTCTGCCAGGGGGCGGACCTGCTCTTCCATGATGCCGAGTACACCGAGGAGGAATACCTCCAGAAGCGGACCTGGGGCCATTCCCACTACCGCGCCGCCCTGGATCTGGCCATGTCCGCCGGGGTCCGGCGTTTCGGCCTGTACCATCACAACCAGGACCGCAACGACGCCGGGGTGGACCGCATGGTCCGGGCCTGCCGCAAGACCGTGGACGCCCTCGGCGGAGGGCCCGAATGCTTCGGCGTGCGCCAGGGCGACGAGTTCGAGGTCAGGCCGCCCCAGTCTTGA
- a CDS encoding response regulator, producing the protein MRVLIVEDDFYCRTMLHDILRPFGQCDIAVNGEEAVFAFKRALEESRPYDLICLDLVLPEMDGHQALREIRALENDLGGNSGREVKVIVTTMLDDKKETHDAFFLGGAASYLVKPISEEAMLEELRNLGFLSVE; encoded by the coding sequence ATGCGGGTTTTGATCGTTGAAGACGATTTCTACTGCCGCACCATGCTGCACGACATCCTGCGGCCCTTCGGCCAATGCGACATCGCCGTGAACGGCGAGGAAGCCGTCTTCGCCTTCAAGCGCGCGCTGGAGGAGTCGCGACCCTACGACCTCATCTGCCTGGACCTCGTCCTGCCGGAGATGGACGGGCACCAGGCCCTGCGCGAGATCCGCGCCCTGGAGAACGACCTGGGCGGGAATTCCGGCCGGGAGGTCAAGGTCATCGTGACCACCATGCTCGACGACAAGAAGGAGACCCACGACGCCTTCTTCCTGGGCGGCGCCGCCTCCTACCTGGTCAAGCCCATCTCCGAGGAGGCCATGCTGGAGGAGCTGCGCAACCTGGGCTTCCTCTCCGTGGAATAG
- a CDS encoding regulatory iron-sulfur-containing complex subunit RicT, producing the protein MSQILGVKFNDYGQIYYFTSGPFVVQAGQSVIVRTDQGMGLGTVVDVRTGEAAAEGEEHDSEIKPIYRLANEEDLRSAAENERLAREAYRFCRECIRRLSLDMKLVDVEVHFDRGKMIFYFTAPGRIDFRELIKDLVREYRTRIELRQIGVRHETQMLGAIGNCGQLCCCRRFLRKFAPVTIKMAKEQNLFLNPTKISGICGRLLCCLSYEQQGYEEFHKQCPKIGKKYQTTLGQVKVLRSNFFKKTLTLWVEGLEEKEIPLEQWQQISKKGQPQAEERQEPAPRPEPAPAEPEAEEADVAPAEEGETPREAGAGESRRGKPRKRRRSRRPARGPRPDES; encoded by the coding sequence ATGAGCCAGATACTTGGTGTTAAGTTCAACGATTACGGACAAATATATTACTTCACCTCCGGTCCGTTCGTGGTCCAGGCGGGACAGTCCGTCATTGTCCGCACGGATCAGGGCATGGGCCTCGGCACGGTCGTGGACGTGCGGACCGGCGAGGCCGCTGCCGAGGGCGAGGAGCATGACTCCGAGATCAAGCCCATCTATCGGCTGGCCAACGAGGAGGACCTCCGGTCGGCGGCCGAAAACGAGCGCCTGGCCCGCGAGGCCTACCGCTTCTGCCGCGAGTGCATCCGCCGCCTGAGCCTGGACATGAAGCTGGTGGACGTGGAGGTGCATTTCGACCGCGGCAAGATGATCTTCTACTTCACCGCCCCGGGCCGCATCGACTTCCGCGAACTCATCAAGGACCTGGTGCGCGAGTATCGCACCCGCATCGAGCTGCGCCAGATCGGCGTGCGCCACGAGACTCAGATGCTCGGGGCCATCGGCAACTGCGGCCAGCTCTGCTGCTGCCGCCGCTTCCTGCGCAAGTTCGCTCCCGTGACCATCAAGATGGCCAAGGAGCAGAACCTGTTCCTCAACCCCACGAAGATTTCCGGCATCTGCGGACGCCTCCTCTGCTGCCTGTCCTACGAGCAGCAGGGCTACGAGGAGTTCCACAAGCAGTGCCCGAAGATCGGCAAGAAGTACCAGACCACCCTGGGCCAGGTGAAGGTCCTGCGCTCCAACTTCTTCAAGAAGACCCTGACCCTGTGGGTCGAGGGGCTGGAGGAGAAGGAGATTCCCCTGGAGCAGTGGCAGCAGATTTCCAAGAAGGGCCAGCCGCAGGCCGAGGAGCGCCAGGAACCCGCGCCTCGGCCGGAACCCGCCCCGGCGGAGCCGGAAGCCGAAGAGGCCGACGTCGCCCCGGCCGAGGAGGGGGAGACCCCCCGCGAGGCCGGAGCCGGGGAGTCCCGGCGCGGCAAGCCCCGCAAGCGCCGCCGTTCCCGCCGCCCGGCGCGCGGCCCCAGGCCGGACGAATCCTGA
- the metG gene encoding methionine--tRNA ligase, with translation MERFFVSTPIYYVNAKPHLGHAYTTVVADTLTRFNLLMGAQTYFLTGTDEHGDKIVKAAAASGQSPKEYADHISALFRDLWPKLNISNDQFIRTTDPKHIKVVQEVLQKVYDAGDIYFGEYGGHYCFGCERFYTEKELVNGLCPDHQTKPEYIAEKNYFFRMSKYQDWLIEHIKANPDFIRPRQYRNEVLSLLESGALEDLCISRPKSRLTWGIDLPFDTDYVCYVWFDALINYITALGWPRGEKFKKFWPFANHVVAKDILKPHAIFWPTMLKAAGLTPYMSLNVHGYWLVREAKMSKSLGNVIEPLKMVDSYGVDAFRYFLLREMVFGSDAAFSEEALVGRLNADLANDLGNLFNRSLSMCHKYFGGKIPTPQEEGPEDAEIKRLGREAMHKFQTHLEEVQFSRGLEGLWELVRGLNKYIDATAPWTLFKNKNTARLSTVMYVLLENMRKIAVHLWPVMPASAERMLEQLGITFDKEKVYLPKELDAWGILDSGSEVAETSTLFPRVELPEPAPTPKPEGAPKPAPKAEPLAEAEFEDFQKLDIRVGTVLEALRHPDADKLLVVRVDLGEAEPRQIVSGIAEFFKPEDLPGRQVVVVANLKARKIRKQLSQGMILTVKTEAGMELLATPGQVPGGSRVS, from the coding sequence TTGGAACGCTTCTTCGTCTCCACGCCCATCTATTACGTCAACGCCAAACCCCACCTGGGACACGCCTACACCACGGTGGTGGCCGACACCCTGACCCGCTTCAACCTGCTCATGGGGGCCCAGACCTACTTCCTCACCGGCACCGATGAGCATGGGGACAAGATCGTCAAGGCCGCCGCGGCCTCGGGCCAGTCGCCCAAGGAGTACGCGGACCACATCAGCGCCTTGTTCCGCGACCTCTGGCCCAAGCTGAACATCTCCAACGATCAGTTCATCCGCACCACGGACCCCAAGCACATCAAGGTGGTCCAGGAGGTGCTGCAGAAGGTCTACGACGCCGGAGACATCTATTTCGGCGAGTACGGCGGGCACTACTGCTTCGGCTGCGAGCGCTTCTACACCGAGAAGGAGCTGGTGAACGGCCTGTGCCCGGACCACCAAACCAAGCCGGAGTACATCGCGGAGAAGAACTACTTCTTCCGCATGTCCAAGTACCAGGACTGGCTCATCGAACACATCAAGGCCAACCCGGACTTCATCCGTCCCCGCCAGTACCGCAACGAGGTCCTGAGCCTGCTGGAGTCCGGCGCGCTGGAAGACCTCTGCATCTCGCGGCCCAAGTCCCGGCTCACCTGGGGCATCGACCTGCCCTTCGACACGGACTACGTCTGCTACGTCTGGTTCGACGCGCTCATCAACTACATCACGGCCCTGGGTTGGCCGCGCGGCGAGAAGTTCAAGAAGTTCTGGCCCTTCGCCAACCACGTCGTGGCCAAGGACATCCTCAAGCCGCACGCCATCTTCTGGCCGACCATGCTCAAGGCCGCCGGGCTGACGCCGTACATGAGCCTGAACGTGCACGGCTACTGGCTCGTGCGCGAGGCCAAGATGTCCAAGTCCCTGGGCAACGTCATCGAGCCGCTGAAGATGGTCGATTCCTACGGGGTGGACGCCTTCCGCTATTTCCTGCTGCGCGAGATGGTCTTCGGCTCGGACGCGGCCTTCTCCGAGGAGGCCCTGGTGGGGCGGCTCAACGCCGACCTGGCCAACGACCTGGGCAACCTCTTCAACCGCTCCCTGTCCATGTGCCACAAGTACTTCGGCGGCAAGATCCCCACGCCGCAGGAGGAGGGGCCCGAGGACGCCGAGATCAAGCGCCTGGGCCGCGAGGCCATGCACAAGTTCCAGACGCACCTGGAGGAGGTCCAGTTCTCGCGCGGGCTGGAGGGCCTCTGGGAGCTGGTGCGCGGCCTGAACAAGTACATCGACGCCACCGCGCCCTGGACCTTGTTCAAGAACAAGAACACGGCCCGGCTGTCCACGGTCATGTATGTGCTGCTGGAGAACATGCGCAAGATCGCCGTGCACCTCTGGCCGGTGATGCCCGCCTCGGCCGAGCGCATGCTGGAGCAGCTGGGCATCACCTTCGACAAGGAAAAGGTCTACCTGCCCAAGGAGCTGGACGCCTGGGGCATCCTGGACAGCGGCTCCGAGGTGGCCGAGACCTCCACGCTCTTCCCGCGCGTGGAGCTGCCCGAGCCCGCGCCCACGCCCAAGCCCGAGGGCGCGCCCAAGCCCGCGCCCAAGGCCGAGCCCCTGGCCGAGGCCGAATTCGAGGACTTCCAGAAGCTGGACATCCGCGTGGGCACCGTGCTGGAGGCCCTGCGCCACCCGGACGCGGACAAGCTCCTGGTGGTGCGCGTGGACCTGGGCGAGGCCGAGCCCCGGCAGATCGTCTCGGGCATCGCCGAATTCTTCAAGCCCGAGGACCTGCCCGGCCGCCAGGTGGTGGTCGTGGCCAACCTCAAGGCCCGCAAGATCCGCAAGCAGCTGTCCCAGGGCATGATCCTGACGGTGAAGACCGAGGCGGGCATGGAACTGCTCGCCACTCCGGGCCAGGTGCCCGGGGGGAGCAGGGTTTCCTAG
- a CDS encoding DUF523 and DUF1722 domain-containing protein, which produces MSDAPILKLGVSRCLLGENVRYDGGHKLDRFLRDTLGPFVHYVPVCPEVECGLPVPREAMRLVGDPDRPRLLTQKTGIDHTERMTSWAGEALDRLEAEGLCGFVFKYGSPSSGMSQVKVYPPGGGVPSRRGEGVFARLFMQRFPLLPVEDEGRLHDPLLRENFLARIFVMRRWRDFLEHGLSPGALVDFHTRHKLLVMAHSIPAYRELGRMVASAGGEKADALAGRYAALLFRALGLLSTVKKNVNVLQHVMGYFKKALGPDEKRELLEVIGAYGRGLTPLIVPVTLLNHYVRKYGQEYLAGQVYLNPHPQELKLRNHA; this is translated from the coding sequence ATGAGCGACGCCCCCATCCTGAAACTCGGCGTGAGCCGCTGCCTGCTCGGCGAGAACGTGCGCTATGACGGCGGCCACAAGCTGGACCGTTTCCTGCGCGACACCCTGGGCCCCTTCGTGCATTACGTCCCGGTCTGCCCGGAAGTGGAATGCGGCCTGCCGGTTCCGCGCGAGGCCATGCGCCTGGTCGGCGATCCCGACCGACCCCGCCTCCTGACCCAGAAAACCGGAATCGACCACACCGAGCGCATGACGTCCTGGGCCGGGGAGGCCCTGGATCGATTGGAGGCCGAGGGGCTGTGCGGCTTCGTCTTCAAGTACGGCTCTCCCTCCAGCGGCATGTCCCAGGTCAAGGTCTACCCACCCGGAGGCGGCGTTCCGTCCCGGCGCGGGGAGGGCGTCTTCGCCCGCCTGTTCATGCAGCGCTTCCCGCTGTTGCCGGTGGAGGACGAGGGACGGCTCCACGATCCCCTGCTGCGCGAGAACTTCCTGGCCCGCATCTTCGTCATGCGCCGCTGGCGGGACTTCCTGGAACACGGTCTCTCGCCCGGCGCGCTGGTGGACTTCCACACCAGGCACAAGCTCCTGGTCATGGCCCACAGCATCCCGGCATACCGGGAGCTGGGACGCATGGTGGCCTCGGCCGGCGGCGAAAAGGCGGATGCCCTCGCGGGACGATACGCCGCCCTGCTCTTCCGCGCCCTCGGCCTGCTCTCGACGGTAAAGAAGAACGTGAACGTGCTCCAGCACGTCATGGGCTACTTCAAGAAGGCGCTCGGCCCGGACGAGAAGCGGGAGCTTCTGGAGGTCATCGGGGCCTACGGCCGGGGGCTGACCCCGCTCATCGTGCCCGTGACCCTGCTCAACCACTACGTGCGGAAATACGGCCAGGAGTATCTGGCGGGGCAGGTCTACCTCAATCCCCATCCCCAGGAACTGAAGCTGCGCAACCACGCCTGA
- a CDS encoding FeoA family protein, protein MRHHHCGCHGLSNPLAAPENDGLRSLSSFPDGSVVRIARVEDCACPRCRVFALGLTPGTTVEILSSSAGPCRLRVRGSDLVVGRGIAEKILAVEEAACPA, encoded by the coding sequence ATGAGACACCACCACTGCGGTTGCCACGGCCTCTCGAATCCTCTTGCCGCGCCTGAAAACGACGGCCTCCGCTCCCTGTCCTCCTTTCCCGACGGCTCGGTGGTGCGCATCGCCCGCGTCGAGGACTGCGCCTGCCCCCGCTGCCGGGTCTTCGCCCTGGGCCTGACCCCAGGCACCACGGTGGAGATCCTCTCTTCCAGCGCGGGCCCCTGCCGCCTCCGCGTGCGCGGCTCGGACCTCGTGGTGGGCCGGGGCATCGCGGAAAAGATCCTGGCCGTGGAAGAGGCCGCCTGCCCGGCCTGA